From the genome of Perca flavescens isolate YP-PL-M2 chromosome 1, PFLA_1.0, whole genome shotgun sequence, one region includes:
- the gjd6 gene encoding gap junction protein delta 6, which yields MTEWTLLKRLLDAVHQHSTMIGRLWLTVMVIFRLLIVAVATEDVYADEQEMFVCNTLQPGCSTVCYDAFAPISQPRFWVFHIISVSTPSLCFIIYTWHNLSKLPHSSTQRQGQGPGAGLGQGGPAGEQGDGREVYDRNCDSDSCSIRSHKHLGHSLADVLQGITAQSLQSGDPNNMAPVSHARAGHFRERGALGPGASGGVLSKCYVFHVCLRAVLELGFVLAQWKLFGFRVPVHFLCTSAPCSQPVDCYVSRPTEKTIFLLFMFCVGVFCILLNLLELNHLGWKKIRQVVRMRERGASWGGCPGMRGGYETFPADSPSPTSSLGFRGVTSTTSLPTLDLVVGHQANWSCAAPGDTGPGKPKSQDSQTGERQPLKSQRAVRESKQRSAEVWI from the exons ATGACGGAGTGGACCCTGCTCAAACGCCTCCTGGACGCCGTGCACCAGCACTCCACCATGATCGGCCGCCTGTGGCTCACCGTCATGGTCATCTTCCGGCTGCTCATCGTCGCCGTGGCGACCGAGGACGTGTACGCCGACGAGCAGGAGATGTTTGTCTGCAACACGCTGCAGCCGGGCTGCTCCACCGTGTGCTACGACGCCTTTGCGCCTATCTCGCAGCCGCGCTTCTGGGTCTTTCACATCATCAGCGTGTCCACGCCGTCGCTGTGCTTCATCATCTACACCTGGCACAACCTGTCCAAGCTGCCGCACAGCTCCACCCAGAGGCAGGGCCAGGGCCCTGGGGCTGGCCTGGGCCAGGGAGGCCCCGCTGGAGAGCAAGGCGACGGACGGGAGGTGTACGATCGGAACTGTGACTCCGACAGCTGCTCCATCCGCTCCCATAAGCATCTAG GTCACAGCCTGGCAGACGTGCTGCAGGGCATCACTGCCCAGAGTCTCCAGAGTGGAGACCCAAACAACATGGCGCCCGTGAGCCACGCCCGAGCCGGCCACTTCAGGGAGCGGGGTGCACTGGGTCCCGGGGCCTCCGGCGGGGTTCTGTCCAAATGCTATGTCTTCCACGTGTGCCTGCGGGCCGTCCTGGAGCTGGGCTTCGTCCTGGCCCAGTGGAAGCTGTTTGGCTTCCGGGTGCCCGTGCACTTCCTGTGCACATCGGCGCCCTGCAGCCAGCCGGTGGACTGCTACGTCTCCCGGCCCACGGAGAAAACCATCTTCCTGCTCTTCATGTTCTGCGTGGGTGTTTTCTGCATCCTGCTCAATCTGCTGGAGCTCAACCACCTGGGCTGGAAGAAGATCCGGCAGGTGGTGCGGATGAGGGAGCGGGGGGCGTCCTGGGGAGGGTGTCCCGGTATGAGGGGGGGGTATGAAACCTTCCCTGCGGACAGCCCCTCTCCCACATCCTCCCTAGGCTTTAGAGGGGTGACCAGCACCACCTCCCTGCCCACCCTGGACCTGGTGGTGGGCCACCAGGCCAACTGGAGCTGCGCTGCGCCCGGGGACACCGGCCCGGGGAAACCCAAGAGTCAGGACTCCCAGACAGGAGAGAGGCAGCCTCTGAAGAGTCAGAGAGCCGTCAGAGAGTCCAAACAGAGGAGTGCCGAGGTCTGGATATAG